The Nostoc sp. 'Lobaria pulmonaria (5183) cyanobiont' genome window below encodes:
- a CDS encoding DUF4331 domain-containing protein has product MRINARSITSFIATEGRLLIDKAVQNMVFLSIKRSLYWTKATRFFRPIVAFVAILLVVLTYATPKALASDHQDTTFLATKLTAADLTDLFVFESPTNPKNVVLVMDFDPLIVSGEKRPFDPNVLYQFKIDNTGDSIEDVVLQLNVNGKGSQQTVTVRGPCRPTTVGTESALLPVSWTGQLNQTFAAYNGMKFFVGTRKDPFFFDLEQFFKIIPDRNYSLQPNPSPPFTVLTFRPPGQAKDTLAPFNVHSIIAELPRKLLGKGKIGVWITTSVKTPRLRNGHFAQIERLAVPALNELFMDFKAHNNSNLQTPTKDASNQSQFIQAFVKAIGRPKGIADAVISVAIPDVIQADLSKPSGSYFGTQLGKNFGGRRPKDDVIDVTASVVFGDAVTGISTGKIPGLTSDNVGPNNANFLPTFPYLGNPL; this is encoded by the coding sequence ATGAGAATAAATGCTCGGAGTATCACGTCTTTTATAGCAACTGAAGGCAGGTTACTCATAGATAAAGCAGTCCAAAATATGGTATTTCTTTCCATCAAGCGATCGCTATATTGGACTAAAGCTACTCGTTTTTTTCGTCCCATAGTGGCATTTGTCGCTATTTTGCTGGTAGTCCTAACCTATGCAACCCCTAAAGCTTTGGCTTCAGATCACCAGGACACAACTTTTCTTGCCACTAAGCTGACTGCTGCGGATCTCACAGATTTGTTTGTGTTTGAGAGTCCGACAAACCCCAAAAATGTTGTCTTAGTGATGGATTTCGACCCTCTGATCGTTTCTGGTGAAAAAAGACCATTCGATCCAAACGTTCTTTATCAATTCAAGATTGATAACACTGGCGACAGTATTGAAGATGTCGTACTCCAATTAAATGTAAATGGTAAAGGCTCACAGCAAACTGTCACAGTCCGCGGCCCATGTCGTCCAACCACAGTAGGAACAGAGTCAGCTTTGCTTCCAGTAAGTTGGACAGGGCAACTCAACCAAACATTCGCCGCATATAACGGCATGAAGTTCTTTGTTGGGACACGCAAAGACCCGTTCTTTTTCGATTTGGAACAGTTCTTCAAAATCATCCCGGATCGGAACTATAGCCTTCAGCCTAATCCCAGTCCTCCCTTCACAGTTCTTACCTTTAGACCACCTGGACAAGCAAAAGACACTCTAGCCCCATTCAATGTCCACTCAATTATTGCCGAACTACCCAGGAAACTGCTTGGTAAAGGCAAAATTGGTGTTTGGATCACAACTAGTGTTAAAACTCCTAGACTCAGAAACGGGCATTTTGCTCAGATTGAGCGGTTAGCAGTTCCAGCCCTGAATGAACTTTTTATGGACTTTAAAGCTCATAATAATAGTAATCTTCAGACACCAACAAAAGACGCTAGCAATCAGTCCCAATTCATTCAAGCCTTTGTGAAAGCAATCGGTAGACCTAAAGGCATAGCCGATGCAGTAATCTCAGTGGCGATTCCTGATGTGATCCAAGCTGACCTTTCTAAACCTAGCGGTAGTTATTTTGGTACTCAGTTAGGCAAAAATTTTGGTGGTAGAAGACCAAAAGATGACGTAATCGATGTAACAGCATCTGTTGTCTTTGGTGATGCAGTTACAGGCATTTCTACAGGTAAAATTCCGGGGCTGACTAGCGATAATGTTGGGCCTAATAATGCCAACTTTCTTCCTACCTTCCCTTATTTAGGTAATCCTTTGTAA
- a CDS encoding GAF domain-containing sensor histidine kinase has product MSKTSDDEILLHKQTWQRERQIIARLSSLNYRTGELGSYLHNIACGVSELIGVDWTVVTFCQEGFETVLASSLEMGEGEHVYSLHGLLTGTVIKMGKSLAVKDAQKHPEYGQAPEGYCAYLGIPLRTAESEVIGTICSFNHLPRDFTKEDIQIVELFAERAATAINNYHLYQQQCQFNHILEAEVEKRTAELQAAQAKLLEQERLVAIGEFAAMIVHEIRNPLTTMSMGLKYFRKTILTESAQERLALALSEASRLERLLSEILLYAKPQVLQLCELDVNEFIYELLVCIREMPEAQERQIEFIPASPTVKFLGDKDKLKQVFINIVRNACEAVAAEDIIKLKVDCSHTNKVCINVHNGGDPIPSEVITKVFQPFFSTKPCGTGLGLAITKRIVNAHNGELLISSDLLTGTTVNVQLPVVIK; this is encoded by the coding sequence ATGAGCAAAACCAGTGATGACGAAATATTGTTGCACAAGCAAACTTGGCAGCGTGAGCGGCAAATCATAGCACGTTTGTCTTCTTTGAACTATCGAACTGGCGAACTGGGTAGCTATTTGCACAACATTGCTTGCGGAGTCAGCGAACTCATTGGAGTTGATTGGACAGTTGTTACCTTTTGCCAAGAGGGGTTTGAAACTGTTCTAGCCAGTAGCCTTGAAATGGGCGAAGGCGAACATGTTTATTCACTACATGGTTTACTAACTGGTACTGTTATCAAAATGGGTAAATCATTGGCAGTAAAAGATGCTCAAAAACACCCAGAGTATGGACAGGCTCCAGAAGGTTATTGTGCATATTTAGGAATACCATTGCGGACTGCTGAAAGTGAAGTGATTGGTACTATCTGTTCTTTTAATCATCTACCACGTGATTTTACAAAAGAAGACATCCAAATTGTGGAATTGTTTGCTGAACGAGCTGCAACAGCAATTAACAACTATCATCTCTATCAACAGCAGTGCCAATTTAATCATATTTTGGAGGCTGAGGTAGAAAAACGCACCGCAGAATTACAAGCAGCCCAAGCCAAGCTTTTAGAGCAGGAACGACTGGTAGCTATTGGTGAATTTGCTGCAATGATTGTGCATGAAATTCGTAATCCATTGACTACAATGAGCATGGGATTAAAATATTTCCGAAAAACCATTTTAACTGAATCAGCCCAAGAGCGATTAGCATTGGCACTGAGTGAAGCTAGTCGTCTAGAACGTCTATTGAGTGAAATTTTGCTCTATGCAAAACCTCAAGTTTTGCAACTTTGTGAATTAGACGTGAATGAATTTATTTATGAATTGCTTGTATGTATTCGTGAAATGCCAGAAGCTCAAGAACGACAAATTGAATTTATTCCGGCATCACCTACGGTAAAATTTTTGGGAGATAAAGACAAACTTAAACAAGTATTTATCAACATTGTCCGCAATGCTTGTGAAGCAGTTGCAGCAGAAGATATCATTAAATTGAAAGTAGATTGTTCGCATACAAATAAAGTTTGCATTAATGTCCATAATGGCGGTGATCCAATCCCATCAGAAGTTATTACCAAAGTTTTTCAGCCATTTTTCTCTACCAAACCTTGTGGCACTGGGCTAGGACTTGCTATTACCAAACGCATCGTCAATGCTCATAATGGGGAACTGTTAATCTCTTCTGACCTCTTGACAGGAACTACTGTGAATGTTCAATTACCTGTAGTTATTAAATGA
- a CDS encoding tetratricopeptide repeat protein, translating into MYLRILWVLVLTSLLVLLRPCDTQALSLGYTNGKLGTYSSLVQLLTVNSRQILPVQQSDLVFPDYLQRSHIISVYEEKVAQSPDSSIFLRLLADQYLRRFREIGDIDDVLRAEQAARRSLAIQPRHNDVSSMLLASALLSQHQFRSASDVLNNSSVDNSNIVSLRASIQMELGDYEITHQLLQNLAQEESNSGHNAVLARYLELTGNLASARKLLDEAMQEMDSFYTTSAETRAWFHVRTGDLAFAAGDFALSEQRYREAFDLFPRHIAVFTGLARLYAAQHRWQDALNTANQGIELMPLVETLGYKADAQLALGDEKGATETEDLIGVVAYLSKVKGIYDRALAVYYTEHAIHLTEALQIARSEVAVRDDVYAEDTLAWAAAANGEWEEAQRAAQRATRFGTEDALLQFHAGMIAFHLNKREEAIKRLTQAVSLNPQFHHKYADEARQAILDLGF; encoded by the coding sequence ATGTATCTAAGAATACTATGGGTGTTAGTGCTGACTAGCCTACTGGTTTTACTAAGACCCTGTGATACACAAGCGCTAAGTCTAGGCTACACCAATGGTAAGTTAGGCACATATTCCTCTCTTGTGCAACTGCTGACTGTTAATTCTAGGCAGATATTACCAGTTCAGCAGTCAGATTTAGTCTTCCCCGATTATTTACAGCGATCGCATATTATCAGCGTCTATGAGGAGAAAGTTGCCCAATCTCCCGATTCCTCAATATTTTTACGTCTGTTAGCCGATCAATATTTGAGGCGCTTTCGAGAAATTGGAGATATAGACGATGTGTTACGAGCAGAACAAGCGGCACGTAGATCCCTGGCAATACAGCCGCGCCATAATGATGTTTCTTCTATGCTCTTAGCATCAGCTTTACTATCTCAACATCAATTTCGGTCAGCTTCAGATGTGTTAAATAATTCATCTGTTGACAATTCCAATATTGTCTCGCTGAGGGCATCAATTCAGATGGAGTTGGGTGATTATGAAATAACTCATCAACTCTTGCAGAACCTTGCACAGGAAGAATCGAACTCTGGTCATAACGCGGTTTTAGCTCGTTATTTAGAGTTAACTGGCAATTTAGCCTCAGCGCGAAAACTGCTAGATGAAGCTATGCAGGAGATGGATTCTTTCTACACGACGAGCGCAGAAACTCGCGCTTGGTTTCATGTGCGGACAGGGGATCTTGCTTTTGCAGCCGGTGATTTTGCCCTGTCTGAGCAGCGATATCGGGAAGCTTTTGACCTCTTCCCACGGCATATAGCTGTGTTTACAGGACTGGCCCGCCTCTATGCGGCACAGCATCGATGGCAGGATGCTCTGAATACCGCAAATCAGGGTATAGAATTGATGCCGTTGGTAGAAACGCTGGGGTATAAAGCAGATGCTCAACTGGCTCTGGGAGACGAAAAAGGCGCAACTGAAACTGAAGATTTAATTGGGGTAGTCGCTTACCTGAGCAAGGTTAAAGGAATCTACGATCGCGCTTTGGCAGTCTACTACACCGAACACGCAATTCATTTAACAGAGGCTCTACAGATTGCCCGTAGTGAAGTAGCAGTGCGAGACGATGTATATGCAGAGGATACTTTGGCTTGGGCAGCTGCGGCTAATGGGGAATGGGAAGAAGCGCAACGGGCAGCCCAACGGGCAACTCGCTTCGGAACAGAAGATGCTTTGCTGCAATTTCATGCTGGCATGATTGCGTTTCACTTAAATAAGCGTGAGGAAGCAATCAAGCGATTAACTCAAGCTGTTAGCCTCAATCCTCAATTTCATCACAAGTATGCTGATGAAGCTCGTCAAGCAATTTTGGATTTGGGATTTTAA
- a CDS encoding thermonuclease family protein: MMELLQLILVLGAVVGVADGNTILVKDNAGQTTTIKLACINAPEATDKRYGLAATQRLKQLLPPQTPVVIRSTEQVKNGRPAGEVFADNRSVNLLLVESGNAVVDQESLQNCYESKTQFLIAEANAKNKHLGLWQHSKL, encoded by the coding sequence ATGATGGAATTACTTCAACTAATTTTGGTGCTAGGTGCAGTAGTTGGTGTTGCAGACGGAAACACAATTTTGGTTAAAGATAATGCAGGACAAACAACTACAATCAAGTTAGCCTGTATTAACGCACCAGAAGCAACTGACAAGCGCTATGGTTTAGCAGCAACACAAAGGCTAAAACAGCTATTACCACCTCAAACTCCTGTCGTGATTAGAAGCACAGAACAAGTTAAAAATGGTCGCCCGGCGGGTGAAGTGTTTGCAGATAATCGGTCAGTAAATCTCCTTTTGGTAGAGTCAGGTAATGCCGTCGTTGACCAAGAATCTTTACAAAATTGCTATGAGAGCAAAACCCAATTTTTAATTGCAGAAGCTAATGCTAAAAATAAGCATTTGGGTTTGTGGCAACATTCAAAATTGTAA